The region CTGAAGACGTCGATTGACAACTTCCTTACCGAAGTGTGGAAAAATGGCTCATTGGCCGGCTCGACACCTTCACAGGCATTTGAAGTTAATGTCGGCTTGGGTTCGACAATGACGCCAAATGACATTTTGGAGGGAATCATGCGTGTCAGCATCAAAGTGGCGATCACACGCCCTGCAGAATTTATCGAAATCACGTTCGAGCAGAAAATGCAGGAATCTTGATAACTTTTTTTAGTAGTTTTTTTGAAAATTGTTTGGAAAGTTTCAGAAAGCTGCTAAATTTGAAATATTATTATTTGAACGGTTTATTCACTATTAATCACTTTAATTCTTAAAGCTATGGCAGTTCATATTACAGATTTGAAAGTCTCTGCTTCGTTTCACTATGAAGTAATTATTGATGGTGCCACCATCAGCTTCCAGGAGTGCAGCGGTTTGACGCTGGAAAATGAGAAGATCGAGTATCGTCACTCGAACTCCCCAGTATTCAGCAAAGAAGTTCGTATCGGTTTGACCAAGATGCCTGACATCACCTTCAAAAAAGGCGTGTTCGAAGGCGACAGCAACCTGATCGACCTCTTCAACAAGACATTTGACAAAGCTTACATGTCACATGTTGACGAGCGTTTCGACGTTTCGATCAACTTGCTCGACGAAGTTGGCAGCGTTGTGATGTCATGGAACGCTACAAGCTGCGTAGTCATCAAACTTGAAGGTCCAACCCTCAAGTCGGATGCAAGCGAGGCTGCGATTGAGTCTTTGACCATCGCAATCGAAGGCTTGGCCGTTTCTTTGTAATCCTGAAAGTTGACGTGCCCTAGGCTTTCAAAGTCTAAGGAATGTCCTAAAAGTTAGGTTTTACCCGGTGGCTTATGCCACCGGGGGAAACCTTTTGTTTTTAAAGGACTTTAACTATCACTAAGATTATGGCGACTTTAGAAGAGCAGCTCAAAAGAGCCGTTACAAATGTGAAGCATCATACTTTTCATCTCACTGAAAAGGATCATTCGATATATCCTCGGTCAGCGCCCCCAGCATTTTATTATTCCGTTGAGATTGGCGGCTTTGCAGCAATTCAAGCCGCATTTCAGGAAGCATCAGGGTTGGAGGTTTCAATGGAAACAGAGCCAATCGCCGAAGCTGGTTTGAATGCCTACAGCCATAGAGTGCCGAAGCGTACTTCCTACAACAATCTTGTTTTGAAGCGGGGTTTGGTTACTGATGATTCTGCCATGGTGGATTGGGTACGCGACTCGATTCAAAGCGGCTTGAATATGCGTATTAAGCCAAAGAATATTACAGTTAATCTACTTGATCCCGAGACCGGAAGCCCCCTTAAGTCTTGGTGTTTTATCGATGCATATCCTGTCAAATGGTCCGTGGGACCATTGAATTCTACCGAGAGTGCTTTAACGATCGAAAACATAGAATTCGCCTACGCGTTCTGGACATTGACATAGTTGCACTATGGCAATTGAGATCAGAGAACTTGTTGTGAAAGCTACTGTGAATAAATCCTCCAGCGGTAGCAACTCTGATTTTGTGACCAAAAATGATCTTGTAAAGTTTCAAGATAAATTGGTTTCTAAAATCTTAGGGAAGGTCAAAGATTTGATACAAGAAGAGAGGTCATTTCGTTGATTAAGTTCATCTAACTGAGAGAATCTTATGGTAAAGTTTAAAATACATGGTCTGACTTCAATTGATGCAGCTCCAGGTGCAGGTGGTTTTGTGCTACAGTTGAATCCCGAATCTATTAAAAGAAACCGTGCCATTGTCATAGAAGCAAGTAATGCTGGCAATACGGGAACCCAGGTGAATCAATACAAAACCTATGGTGATGAAACCATGGATTTGGATTTTTATCTGGATGGTACAGGCGCGATTGCGGGGAGCCCAGATTCTGTTGATGATGTGATTACGGCTCTGACAGCTGAAATATATGAGGTCGATGGAAGCATACATAAGCCAAAGTACCTTTTCGTTGAGTACGGTTCCTTTTCTTTCCGCTGCATGATGACCGCCTTTAATACGGAGTATCATCTATTTGATCTTGACGGGAAGGCGTTGCGTGCTAAAATCCATTTGTCACTCAAAAGTTTGCGTGCCGAAACTGCGGATGTTGATGCTCAGATGTCATCTCCTGATATGTCACATGCATTTACAATCAGAGAGGGTGATACACTCCCTTTGCTTTGTAAGGAGGTCTATGGCAAAATGGACTATTATCTTCAAGTAGCAGAGCATAATGGACTTACAAACTTCCGTGAATTGGAAGTTGGCTCAGTCATTGAATTACCACCGCTTCAACGCTAATCATCGAAAGTCATGGCCACTTCTCCTCTCAGTCAAGAAACTGATCTCGTATCCTTTAGTATAATGGTTGATGGCCAAGAGATACCTGGTTATCTGGTTGCTATTGGCGTGGAGGTCAAAAAGGAAATCAATAAGATTCCAACCGCAAGTGTGGTCTTGTTGGATGGAAACCGTGCAGAGAGAGATTTCAAGCACTCTGCAGAAGATCTTTTTAAGCCTGGCAAGAAACTCAAGATTTCAGCTGGCTACCACCAAAAGGAAGAGACCATTTTTGAAGGTCTCATCGTTGGACATGGAATTCGTATTCCAGAAGACGGAAATCCTGAACTTTGTATCAAAGCCGTTGACGCAGCAGCCTCAATGACGGTACAAAAGAAGAACAGGTATTTCGTTGATGCGAAGGACAGTGACGCCATCTCCAAGGTTTTTGGTGATCACGGAGGCATTACGGGTTCATGCGAGGCCACGCCATTCCTGCATGAGCGTGTGATTCAAATTGATAGCACTGATTGGGATTTTGTCTTGTTACGTGCGGATCAAAACGGCCTGCTTGTTGTCGTAGATGACGGTAAGGTCGCTGTAAAGAAACCAGAATCTAGTAAGGATTCTCTTTCACTCACCTTTGGAAAGGATATCGGAAGTCTGGAATTGGATATTGATGCCCGATTTCAGGTTGAAAAAGTGACCGTTGAAAGTTGGAATCTATCGACGAATGAAATCACCAAGAGTGAATCTTCTGAACCGACAGTTCCAGCAATTGGTAACCTAAAAGGTAAAGAGTTAGCATCTATCTTGAGTGCAAGTGACTATCACATGCATTCAGCCGGCCCCATTGATGCCAGCGACTTAAAAGCATGGGCAGACTCCAAGATGATGCGTTCGCGGTATTCAATGCTGCGCGGCAAAATTAAATTCTACGGTACTGCTGCCCCTAAACCTGACACAACGGTCAATTTGTCTGGTCTTGGTACCAGATTTACTGGCTCTGCTTATATCTCTGGAGTGCATCACCGGATCAAGGATATGCACTGGGAGACGGAAGTGACAATCGGCCTTCCGCCCCAAATGTTTGCTGAGTCCCAAAGGGATATTCAATCCCCTTCGGCATCTGGTATGCTTCCAGGTGTGAATGGCGTACAGATCGGGGTGGTTCAGAAAATCCATGAAGATCCGCAAGGGGAAAGCAGGATTTTGGTGGATATCCCAGTGATTTCCCCATCTGGAGATGCCGTATGGGCACGTCAGGCCACATACTATGCCACGAAAGAGGCTGGAAACTTCTTTTATCCGGAAATCGGAGATGAGGTATTGCTTGCCTTCATCAACGATGACCCTCGCTACCCGATCATCATCGGTTCGGTGCATAGCAAGAAGCATATGCCCGCCTATACGCCCGATGGCCCCAACACCTACAAGGCGATCACCACCAACTCGAAAATGAAAATCGAGTTTGAGGATGTCAAAAAGATCATCACGATTTGGACGCCAGCCGGGAATCAGATTGTCATCAGCGATGAAGACAAGTCGATTACCATCTTGGATGAGACCGCCAATAAAATGGTGATGGATCCCAAAGGCATTACCTGGCATACCCCCAAAGACTTTAAGTTGACTGCCGATGGCTTGATCGATATCAAGGCCACAAAGACGATCTCAATCCAAGCAACGCAGGATTTGACGATCAAAGGCATGAACGTGACGAGTCAGGCACAAGTTGCGATCACGATGAAAGGGGCCACAGCCGAAGTGAATGGATCTGGTATGACTACCATCAAAGGTGGTATGGTGATGATCAACTAATCACCTGATTTACATAGGAGATACATAATGTCTGAAAATACTTCCTTTTTAGGACGTGGATGGAGCTTCCCGCCAAGATTTGACGGGAAGCTCGGTCAATTAGAGATGGTCGAGTTGGATGAAGATGTCCGCGAAAGTCTTTGGATTTTATTTTCCACAAGGCCCGGCGAACGTCCGACGAATCCCGAGTTTGGATGCAAGGTCCATGAACTTGTGTGGAGGCCTCTGAATCAAGCAACAATATTCTTGATCAAAGAAGCCATCGAGGCCGCCGTTGCCAGGTACGAACCGCGTATTAACATCGAGGAAATCCACGTGGACACCGACGAACGTGCAGGAACTATCTTCATCCATTTGGATTATACGGTAACAAAGGTTAATGTTAGGACAAATATCGTGTACCCTTACTACAAGATAGAAGGTACCGACATTGTAGCTGTTTAAGTCAGTCAATCATCCTTGCTTTAACATTTTTGTTTTCGGATTTATGGGCGTCTCTAGACAAAAAATAACCCCCAAGCGCAAAGGCACTTCGCAACACTCGCGGCTGTCTGAAAAGTTGCTGCCAGAATATTTTGGCGTGGATGAGCGGACCCCCGCTGATTTCATGGCATTCACAGCTGCTTACGCCAACGAAGTGGGATTCTTTGATCCCGAAGCAGAAGCGAAAGGCATCAGCCGCACGTGGGAAGGCTTTTTCACAAAAGACATTTCAGTTGTACTCGCCGCGATTGTAGGGCAGGATGTCGATCGTCTTGATGCCACTTACGAACACCTTGTACAGAAAGTCAGTTCGGTACACGAGCCGCTTCCCAAGCAAGATGCCTTTGAAGAGTTGTTTTCCTTCATGGTTGAGATTGCCCGCAAATTGCCGGCTTGGCTCAAGTATGTCGTGAAAATGCAAGGGATGGAAGACTCCCTTGAATACGAAGTCGAAAAGGAACTTTGGAAGGTTATCGAACAGAACCTTCACGAAGCGCTTTTGCACCTCAACGAAACCGTAACCCAAGCCGGGGCAAAAGGCCTTTTGCCTACTTTTCGCGAAGTGCCTTTTGTCGATTATTTGCCACTCCAAGGTGAAGCTGAACTCGAAGAGGTACAACTCGAAATCTTCAAAGGGCCAAGTTTGGTGCACCAAATCGATTTTGCTTTGGTGGAGCTGCGGTCGATTTATCAGGTGATCATCAATTGCCTTTCCTATTCGAAGGTGCATTTTGAGAAGTACTATCAGCGGTCGTTGAAGGAAAAAAGCACGCACCATCCTGATACTGCCTTGTTTATGGCCTTCTTGGACCTGTACAAGTATGCCCAGAATGACCTCAACGCGATCACGTTGAGGCATTTGGAGTATTATTATGTGCGGATTTTGGATCAAAAATACCGCCCTGCAATCAGTGACGCAGTGCACGTTTGCTTCGAATTGGTCAACAATGCCCAGGTTTGCCGTCTGCCAACAGGTTCGTTGTTGTTTGCCGGCCGACTCGACGATGGGAGTGAGATTCACTACCGCACCACTGAAGAGGCCGAAATCAATCAGACACAGATTGCTTCCCTCAAATCGATTTTCGTTTCCCGTGTTTTGGAAGGCCAAACATGGACCTACAAACTTGTGACCGGGATGTATGGCGCGCCCGTGGCCAATTCTTTGGATGGTCGCGGTATGCCATTTGACGGAAATATCCGCGATTGGGCGTTGTTTGGAGAGGAGCAATACAAGGCAGGGCGAAGCACCATGCAGCCTGCCGACATCGGATTTGCCATTTCCTCGCCCATGTTCATGTTGGCGGAAGGCACGCGCAAGGTCAAAGTTCATCTGACGTTTTCAGAGTCGCAGGATACCGAAGGTACCTACCGCAAGCTCATCGAGGATTTGAGTCAGGGTACAGACGAAGAAAGCTTGAAGTTTGCCTTGTTGGAGGTGTTTGGCCGAGGTAAAAACTGTGCATTCAACATCCTTGCAAGTGGTGCCAATGGCTGGATCGATGTCGCGGATGAGGCTTCCAATGAGCTTTTTATCGAAAGCCGTCCTTGGAGCTGGAACCGGATCACAGTCGCTTTTACCATCCCCGCTTCTTGCCCGCCGATCGTCCCGATCGATCCGACGAGGATGAATCCTGAAGGATTCACGACGAAATTTCCAGTTGTGAAATTCGGTCTCAATCCAAGGAAGACACCATTTGCCTACACTTTCCTTGAAACCTTGAGGTTTGATCAAATCGACATAGAAGTGGAAGTCGACAAGGTCAAATCAGTCCTCGCGTTTAATGATTTGGGCCGTTTGGATTCCACGCAACCGTTTCAGGCATTTGGACCGGTACCCAGCAAGGGATCTTATATGTTGCTCGGCTCTGCGGAGATTTTCCGCAAGAAATTGACCAACCTCAAAATTTACATTGACTGGCAAAATCTGCCACAACGGGGTTTTCAGCATTATTTCAACGAGTATTTTGATGGCGAGGTACTTCTCACGGAAGACAAGTACAAGGTCAACTTGACCGCCCTTTCAGGCTATGAGTTCAAGCCGGGCGAAAAGGATGATCCGCTTCCATTCAAGCTTTTCCCTGCTGAGGTAGGCAAGACATTGACAGTCATTAGTGTCGAGGATCCAAGCCGCCTGCAAATCAGGCCAAACCCCGATATGCGGGAAGTGGATTTCTTTGACAATAAAACTCCGATTGGATTCCTCAAACTCGAACTCAAGGAGCCACGTGAAGCATTTGGCCATGCCTTGTATCAAGAGCGTTTGTCCCATATCGGGATTCACAATGCCAACCCGGAGCAAGTAGAGAAGCTGCAATACCCCAATGCGCCGTTCAGCCCGTTGGTCAAAAATGTCTATTTGAGCTATCGCGCTGTCGACAAAATTTTGCCAGAGCAATTTGAGCCAACAAGTCGTAACTCTATTTACCATATTCACCCATTTGGTTCAGCACCGGTCTTTTCGATGGGGCAAATGGTGATGAAACATGCGGCGCTCATCCCGGAATATCGGGAAGATGGATACTTGTATATCGGTCTCAAAGGCCTCCGGCCACCGCAAGAGCTTTCTTTGTTGTTTCAATTGGCAGCGGGCAAAACGACCTTCACTGCGCAATTGCCCGAAATGGAATGGTGTTATCTCTCCAACAACGATTGGGAGCCGTTGCGTACCATTGACATTCTGTCAGACACAACAGAACGTTTCACCCGCACAGGGGTGATTCGGATGCGTTTACCTTCGGCGATGACCGACCAAAATGGCATCCTTCCCGGCGAAAATTTCTGGTTGAGGGTAGCAATCAAGGGCGATACGGAAAACTTGTCCAGAGCGCTGGAAATCAGGTCGCAGGCTGTGCGGGCCGAATGGGTTGACAACGGACGCAGCGAGCGGCTCAGAGAGCCTCTCAAAGCGGGCTCCATCCGCTCATTGGTGCACAAACGTCCAGAAATCAGAGGAGTGGTACAACCTTATCCTTCCTTTCACGCGCGTGCAGCTGAGGTGCGCGACGAATTTTTCCAAAGAGTAAGTGAGCGCCTTCGCCACAAAAATCGCGCGATTTCCCATTGGGACTTTGAGCGAATCATATTGGATCGTTTCCATACGATCAATCAAGTCAAGTGTCTAAGCCATATTTCTGATCCCGACTACATTGAGGCGGGGGGACTGCGTGTCGTGGTGATTCCGGCAAGCAATCAAGCAACCGATGAGTTGACACCAAAAGTCAACCACGGTACCTTGCTCAATATCCAGAATTATTTGATGGACAATGCCAGTCCATTCATCAGTCTGCGGGTCAGTAACCCCTCCTATGAATATGTCAGGGTCAATTGCCGCGTAAAATTTGCCAACAACAAAAACAACGGGGATTCGCTGGAGAAATTGCGAAAAGACATTCGCAGTTTTATATGTCCTTGGCTGTCAACACCAGACGGGGACGTTGAAATTGGTGGAAGTCTGAAAGTCGAAGACCTTTACAGGTATATCAAGTCGCTGAGTTACGTGGACTACGTCACCAAGTTTGCTGTCTTGCACTTCTTTGTGGAAGACGAAACGACGGGAATCTATCAGCTGTTGAGTACCGCGGATCCAAGACTCAGCGAAACGGAAAGAAGCTACATCCGCGCACGGAAGCCTTGGTCGGTTCTGATTCCAGACAGCGACCATGAGATCGAGTTTACCGAGCGCGAACTTGAGGTTTCTCCCGACTTTTCACTGGAACCCGTTGACTTTCAAGGCAGATTCCAAATTTCTCCGCACCTGATCAAGATTCTTCCAAAAGTGGTTTTGCCGCAGGATAATCCCAATATTCGCTATGAACAGGAAGATCAGATGCGTATATTTGTTGACCTACCTGACTAAAAGATAATATGGAAGGGAGAGCCCAGCTCAAGAAAAAATTCGAAGCAGCCAACATTGGCTATGAGTCCTATAGAGCACTCATCGATTCGACCATCAACAAAAAGGATGATGGTATTGATATTGATGAACGTGACGGACTTCGTCTCGCCCCGGGCAGCGATTCCGGCAGGTTGCTGAGCCTCTTTGGCGACCGCGCGGGCACTTCTGCCGAATGGTTCATCCGACTGAATCCTGAAAACACCAAAGGTCTTGACATTTCCAGCGAACTTACCCAAGGTCGCACTTTGTTTTTGACGGTGGAAGAGGAGTTTGTGGACGATGAATTGATCCATGAGGTACGAGTCGGCATTGGGACGATTAAACCGCAGTTTACCCTTGATGTCGAGGGGACTGTGGCGATGCGTGCGCGGGTAGGCACCTTCAAAGCCGACAGCGTACCGGCTGATAAGCAATGGCATACGATTTTGGCAGAAAACGATGGGCTGAACGATTGTCAGGCCTACGAGATTTTTGCACATATCTATGACGGCAAAACTGAGCGTTATTCGCTCACCCATGCGGTCATCTTGATCTCCAAAGGTCGCCGCGGAGAAAGGATCAAGATCACAAGGGCAAGTAGCCGTTATCTTTGGGGACGATTCCTCAATCGCATCAAGTTCAGGATCAAGCGCGAATACGGCAAGGAAGTCGTGCAGATGCGTGCGCGCGACCATTACGGTTTTACCGTCGATGGGAAGCCTAAAATGATTTTCTACCGCGTCACCAAAATTTGGGACAAAGCGTTTGAAAACGAAGGTTACCGCGAACGTCGCAACGTCAAGCAGACGATGCCCAAGCGTATCAAGATCAAAAATGCCAATCAACTGCGGCAAAACGATTGATCTTCAAAAGTTTACTCACAGCGTAAAGCATAGGAGATATGGCTAAGGAACCCGCCAGCATTCCCAAGGAACCCAAGGTTCCCGACAGTCAAAACTACGCCCTTCTCAAAGCGGCGGGTGTTGACCGTGTTCAGGAACTTGCAGGTGATATTTGGACGGATTACAATCAGCATGATCCAGGCATCACCATTCTGGAGCAGCTTTGTTACGCCATTACCGAAATGGCCTATAAAAGCGGGATGTCCATGGACGACCTGCTCTACGCAAAACGCGAAGTTGCATTTGACCCCAAAGACAACGCTTTCTACCAGGCTGACAAAGTGTACCCTTGTAGTCCGCTTACGCAGATGGACTACCGCCGATTGCTCATCGATCACCTTTACCCTGAGGTGAAGAATGCATGGTTGACACCCATGGAAAGTGGTTCCTTTGGCGTGAACATGTCCGGTTTGTTTGAAGTGAGCCTCATTCTCAACGACAATGCCCCGGAAGGCCGCCAAAAGGCAAGGGAAAATGCATTCCGACTGCTCAACAAGCATCGCAATCTTTGCGAGGATTTTGACAAGGTGCGCGTGTTACAGCCGTTGCAGCTTGTGGTGAAGGCAGACATTTCCTTGGATCCCAAGGCGCATGCCGAGCAAGTCATCGGGCATATTTACTATGAATTGGCCAATCTTTTCGCGCCACTTGTACGGTTCCGTACGATGGATGAAATGTTGGAAAGTGGCATGAGCCTCGAAGAAATCTTCAATGGCCCGTCGCCAAAGCATGGTTTTGTCGATGTCGATAGCCTCAAAAGTTCTGGAACCACACCCGAATGGACAATTTTGCATCCGGCAAGGCTCGTGAATTTGGTGCGGGAAATCAAAGGTGTAGAGCGCGTTTCGCAATTGGAAGTAGGTGTTTTTGTTTCCACCGAATTGCCAGAAGGATTTCGCTTGGTCGAAAAAATGAAGGGTGATGAGGAATTTGACGGTTATTACCTTACAAGCAGCGACAAGAAGCTGCCACGTGGGCATAAAATCAAAACCATCAAAAATGCGAAAAAGGACATTCCAGCGGGATTGTATGTCGTCCGGGAGCAAGATCAA is a window of Bacteroidota bacterium DNA encoding:
- a CDS encoding phage tail protein gives rise to the protein MATLEEQLKRAVTNVKHHTFHLTEKDHSIYPRSAPPAFYYSVEIGGFAAIQAAFQEASGLEVSMETEPIAEAGLNAYSHRVPKRTSYNNLVLKRGLVTDDSAMVDWVRDSIQSGLNMRIKPKNITVNLLDPETGSPLKSWCFIDAYPVKWSVGPLNSTESALTIENIEFAYAFWTLT
- a CDS encoding GPW/gp25 family protein encodes the protein MSENTSFLGRGWSFPPRFDGKLGQLEMVELDEDVRESLWILFSTRPGERPTNPEFGCKVHELVWRPLNQATIFLIKEAIEAAVARYEPRINIEEIHVDTDERAGTIFIHLDYTVTKVNVRTNIVYPYYKIEGTDIVAV
- a CDS encoding phage tail protein, translated to MAVHITDLKVSASFHYEVIIDGATISFQECSGLTLENEKIEYRHSNSPVFSKEVRIGLTKMPDITFKKGVFEGDSNLIDLFNKTFDKAYMSHVDERFDVSINLLDEVGSVVMSWNATSCVVIKLEGPTLKSDASEAAIESLTIAIEGLAVSL
- the vgrG gene encoding type VI secretion system tip protein VgrG, with product MATSPLSQETDLVSFSIMVDGQEIPGYLVAIGVEVKKEINKIPTASVVLLDGNRAERDFKHSAEDLFKPGKKLKISAGYHQKEETIFEGLIVGHGIRIPEDGNPELCIKAVDAAASMTVQKKNRYFVDAKDSDAISKVFGDHGGITGSCEATPFLHERVIQIDSTDWDFVLLRADQNGLLVVVDDGKVAVKKPESSKDSLSLTFGKDIGSLELDIDARFQVEKVTVESWNLSTNEITKSESSEPTVPAIGNLKGKELASILSASDYHMHSAGPIDASDLKAWADSKMMRSRYSMLRGKIKFYGTAAPKPDTTVNLSGLGTRFTGSAYISGVHHRIKDMHWETEVTIGLPPQMFAESQRDIQSPSASGMLPGVNGVQIGVVQKIHEDPQGESRILVDIPVISPSGDAVWARQATYYATKEAGNFFYPEIGDEVLLAFINDDPRYPIIIGSVHSKKHMPAYTPDGPNTYKAITTNSKMKIEFEDVKKIITIWTPAGNQIVISDEDKSITILDETANKMVMDPKGITWHTPKDFKLTADGLIDIKATKTISIQATQDLTIKGMNVTSQAQVAITMKGATAEVNGSGMTTIKGGMVMIN